The Tenacibaculum jejuense genome includes a window with the following:
- a CDS encoding pseudouridine synthase, whose protein sequence is MEHRHFIIHKPFGFLSQFINNQTKRQKKMLGELYDFPEGTMAIGRLDVKSEGLLLLTTDGKVSDFITTRGKVEKEYYVQVDGAITNKEIELLKTGVKIGIKGEKYLTKPCKVKHIDPPNFPERSMKIRDDRHGPTSWISIILQEGKYRQVRKMTSAVGFPTLRLVRVRIGNIHLNDLPSGGVKEVSKLI, encoded by the coding sequence ATGGAACATCGTCATTTTATTATTCATAAACCTTTCGGATTTCTTTCTCAGTTTATCAACAATCAAACTAAGAGACAGAAAAAAATGTTAGGAGAATTATATGATTTTCCTGAAGGAACAATGGCTATTGGACGTTTAGATGTAAAATCTGAAGGTTTATTATTGTTAACAACAGATGGAAAAGTAAGTGATTTTATTACGACACGTGGTAAAGTAGAAAAAGAATACTATGTGCAAGTAGATGGTGCAATTACTAACAAAGAAATTGAATTGTTAAAAACTGGTGTTAAAATTGGAATTAAAGGTGAAAAATATTTAACCAAACCTTGTAAAGTTAAGCATATTGATCCTCCTAATTTTCCAGAACGTTCCATGAAAATTAGAGACGATAGACACGGACCAACATCTTGGATTTCAATTATATTACAAGAAGGGAAATATCGTCAGGTTCGTAAAATGACTTCTGCTGTTGGTTTTCCAACACTACGTTTAGTTCGAGTTCGAATAGGAAATATACATTTAAACGATTTACCATCTGGAGGTGTTAAAGAAGTTTCAAAATTAATTTAA